In Paramisgurnus dabryanus chromosome 14, PD_genome_1.1, whole genome shotgun sequence, one genomic interval encodes:
- the LOC135758182 gene encoding uncharacterized protein — protein MLSIDCPSDKDSSFVPASSTSSTSTTTTEEERENEKWKERKWIVNESNLMKMFRRCQDCGALITDTKKKASGSLIEVLWECENKHQGHWSSCEDVRGMPLNNLLVSASVLFSGATYASLADWAALLNLQVPKKTAFYSMQSSYLIPAVNATYKPKQDTILNELLVENALHTEVHLSGDGRSDSPGFSAKYNTYSLMDDTTDKIAHFELVQVTEASSSTAMEPIGFKRGLNHILEKGIKVDVLTTDRSPSIRKIMRVEYPFIHHEFDIWHVVKGLLKKLLSLSRYKDNRDLQPWIKCICNHLWYCCSSCGGDPEDLIWKWKSILHHISGEHRWTEDGIQKRCLHPDLNPDQQRRKRWIIKESRAYHTLEKIVLDKGILKDLQQMSLFKHTGKLEVFHSMLLKYCPKNLHFHYSSMFARTQLAIMDHNENVNRQQATTASGVQRYNVVFPKHSKQWVAKKLFNPTTQTFRDELVNTVLEYRRNPNTAVPDETSDRTIPTLPANIATKPKPDKEAAISMHQSRFSK, from the exons ATGCTTTCAATAGATTGTCCATCAGACAAGGACTCAAGTTTTGTTCCTGCCAGCTCTACATCATCAACATCAACTACAACCACAGAGGAAGAAAGAGAAAATGAGAAGTGGAAGGAAAGAAAATGGATTGTAAACGAATCAAACTTGATGAAGATGTTCAGAAGATGTCAAGATTGTGGAGCACTAATTACTGACACCAAGAAAAAAGCCTCGGGGAGCCTTATCGAAGTGCTGTGGGAATGTGAGAACAAGCATCAGGGCCATTGGAGTTCATGCGAAGATGTTCGGGGAATGCCCCTAAATAATCTTCTGGTTTCTGCAAGTGTGCTATTTAGTGGTGCAACTTATGCCAGCCTTGCTGATTGGGCTGCACTGCTGAACTTACAGGTGCCAAAGAAAACCGCTTTCTATTCAATGCAGTCGTCATACCTCATTCCAGCAGTTAATGCCACTTACAAACCAAAACAAGATACGATTTTGAATGAGTTACTAGTTGAAAATGCATTACACACTGAGGTGCATTTATCAGGGGATGGGAGATCAGACAG CCCTGGGTTTTCTGCAAAATACAACACATACAGTCTTATGGATGACACAACGGATAAAATCGCACACTTTGAGTTGGTGCAG gtAACAGAAGCATCTAGCTCAACGGCCATGGAGCCCATTGGGTTTAAAAGAGGCCTAAATCATATTTTGGAGAAAGGCATCAAAGTAGATGTGTTGACCACTGACAGATCTCCATCCATAAGAAAGATAATGCGGGTGGAATATCCATTTATTCACCATGAATTTGATATATGGCACGTGGTGAAGG GGTTGCTAAAGAAATTATTATCCTTGTCAAGATACAAGGACAACAGAGATCTCCAGCCCTGGATCAAGTGCATCTGCAACCATTTGTGGTATTGCTGCTCTAGTTGTGGAGGTGACCCTGAA GACTTAATCTGGAAATGGAAGTCAATACTTCATCACATCTCTGGGGAACATCGCTGGACCGAGGATGGAATACAAAAGAGATGTCTCCATCCTGACCTCAATCCTGACCAACAGAGACGGAAGAGGTGGATTATTAAAGAGTCTCGTGCATACCATACACTGGAGAAAATAGTTCTGGACAAAGGTATTCTGAAGGACCTGCAGCAAATGTCCCTGTTTAAGCATACTG GCAAGCTTGAAGTATTCCACTCCATGCTACTCAAGTACTGTCCAAAGAACCTACACTTTCATTATTCTTCCATGTTTGCTCGCACACAGCTTGCAATTATGGATcataatgaaaatgtaaatcGTCAACAGGCCACAACTGCCTCTG GAGTACAGCGCTACAATGTTGTTTTTCCCAAGCACTCCAAGCAGTGGGTCGCAAAGAAACTGTTTAACCCAACCACACAAACATTTCGAGATGAACTGGTTAATACGGTTCTGGAGTACCGAAGAAACCCAAACACTGCAGTTCCAGACGAGACATCTGATCGTACTATTCCCACATTACCTGCAAATATTGCAACAAAGCCAAAACCTGACAAAGAGGCTGCTATTTCAATGCACCAGTCCAGGTTTTCTAAGTAA